A section of the Telopea speciosissima isolate NSW1024214 ecotype Mountain lineage chromosome 3, Tspe_v1, whole genome shotgun sequence genome encodes:
- the LOC122654976 gene encoding 2-alkenal reductase (NADP(+)-dependent)-like: MAPHQEGEEVSNKQVLLRDYVSGSLQETDMVISTAGTTHLKAPQGSKAILVKNIYLACEPYLKALMTKGVTYSVEPGSAIAGIGVAKVLDSDHPDFKVGDLVWGMTRWEEYSLINTPQVMFKIHNTDVPLSYYTGILGMPGITAYAGFIEICSPKKGEYVFVSSASGAVGQIVGQFAKLMGCYVVGSVGSDDKVRLYNNSLIVDLLKSKLGFDEAFNYKKEHDLDAALKRYFKDGIDIYFENVGGKMLDAVLLNMRQNGRIAVCGMISQYNLEQHEGVHNLINLITKRIRMEGFIVSDYYHLYSKFLDLTLQYIKEGKMVYVEDIIEGLESGPSALIRLFAGHIVGKAVIRVSHE, encoded by the exons ATGGCTCCCCatcaagaaggagaagaagtaagCAACAAACAGGTTCTGTTGAGAGACTATGTATCTGGGTCTCTCCAGGAGACAGACATGGTTATCAGCACAGCAGGGACTACCCATCTAAAGGCACCTCAGGGCTCCAAAGCCATTCTGGTGAAGAATATCTACTTAGCTTGTGAACCCTATTTAAAAGCACTGATGACCAAGGGAGTAACTTATTCAGTCGAGCCTGGCTCG GCTATAGCTGGGATTGGAGTAGCTAAAGTCTTAGATTCTGATCACCCAGatttcaaagtaggtgacttggtGTGGGGGATGACTAGATGGGAAGAGTATAGCCTCATTAATACTCCTCAGGTCATGTTTAAGATTCACAACACAGATGTACCTCTCTCCTACTATACTGGAATTTTGG GTATGCCGGGTATTACTGCTTATGCAGGTTTCATTGAGATTTGCTCCCCTAAGAAAGGAGAGTATGTGTTTGTGTCATCGGCATCTGGTGCAGTTGGGCAGATTGTTGGACAGTTTGCTAAGTTGATGGGTTGCTATGTTGTTGGAAGTGTTGGGTCTGACGACAAGGTAAGACTCTACAACAATTCATTGATT GTTGATTTATTGAAGAGCAAGCTTGGGTTTGACGAGGCTTTCAACTATAAAAAGGAACATGATTTGGATGCAGCTTTGAAAAG GTATTTCAAGGATGGTATTGACATTTATTTTGAGAACGTAGGTGGTAAAATGCTTGATGCCGTTCTCCTCAACATGAGACAAAATGGTCGCATCGCTGTGTGTGGAATGATCTCCCAGTATAACCTTGAGCAGCATGAAGGAGTTCACAATTTGATTAACCTTATCACCAAGAGGATTCGAATGGAGGGGTTCATAGTTTCTGATTACTATCACCTATATTCCAAGTTTCTTGATTTGACTCTTCAATACATCAAAGAAGGGAAGATGGTATACGTAGAAGATATTATTGAAGGCCTTGAGAGTGGGCCTTCAGCATTAATAAGACTCTTTGCTGGCCATATAGTTGGAAAAGCAGTTATTCGTGTCTCTCATGAATGA
- the LOC122657074 gene encoding 2-alkenal reductase (NADP(+)-dependent)-like: protein MGKGEEVSNKQVLLKDSVYGSLKETDMVLSRGTTHLKAPQGSKAILVKNIYLACDPRPIWSKGLSNTIDYPIEAGSVISGFGVSKVLDSDHPDFKEGDLMWGMTRWEEYSLIETPKFMFKIHNTDVPLSYYTGLLGMPGLSAYAGFFEICSPKKGEYVFVSSASGAVGQIVGQFAKLMGCYVVGSAGSDDKVDLLKNKFGFDEAFNYKKEHDLDAALKRYFPNGIDIYFENVGGKMLDAVLLNMRQHGRISGCGMISQYNLEQHEGVHNLFNLITKRIRMEGFVVFDYFHLYPNFLDLILQYIKEGKMVYIEDIVEGLESGPSTLIRLYAGHIVGRAVICVTTE from the exons atgggcaAAGGAGAAGAAGTTAGCAACAAGCAGGTTCTCTTGAAAGACTCTGTATATGGGTCTCTCAAAGAGACAGACATGGTTTTGAGCAGAGGGACCACTCATCTAAAGGCTCCTCAAGGCTCCAAAGCCATTCTGGTGAAGAATATCTACTTAGCTTGTGATCCAAGGCCAATCTGGTCAAAGGGATTGTCGAATACGATAGATTATCCAATCGAGGCTGGATCG GTTATAAGTGGGTTTGGAGTATCTAAAGTCTTGGATTCTGATCACCCAGACTTCAAAGAAGGTGACTTGATGTGGGGGATGACTAGATGGGAAGAGTATAGCCTCATTGAGACACCCAAGTTCATGTTTAAGATTCACAACACAGATGTACCTCTCTCTTACTATACAGGACTTTTAG GTATGCCGGGTCTAAGTGCTTATGCAGGTTTCTTTGAGATTTGTTCCCCTAAGAAAGGAGAGTATGTGTTTGTGTCGTCGGCATCTGGTGCAGTTGGACAGATTGTAGGACAGTTTGCTAAGTTGATGGGTTGCTATGTAGTTGGAAGTGCTGGGTCTGACGACAAG GTTGAtttattgaagaacaaatttgGGTTTGATGAGGCTTTCAACTATAAAAAAGAGCATGATTTGGATGCTGCTTTGAAAAG GTATTTCCCGAATGGTATCGACATTTACTTTGAGAACGTAGGTGGTAAAATGCTTGATGCGGTTCTCCTCAATATGAGACAGCACGGCCGCATTTCTGGGTGTGGAATGATCTCTCAATATAACCTTGAACAGCATGAAGGAGTTCACAATTTGTTTAACCTTATCACTAAGAGGATTCGAATGGAGGGATTCGTAGTTTTTGATTACTTTCACCTGTATCCCAACTTTCTGGATTTGATTCTTCAATACATCAAAGAAGGGAAGATGGTATATATAGAAGATATAGTTGAAGGCCTCGAGAGTGggccttccaccttgataagaCTCTATGCTGGCCATATAGTTGGAAGAGCGGTTATTTGTGTCACTACTGAATGA
- the LOC122653832 gene encoding pentatricopeptide repeat-containing protein At5g66631, translating to MLLSRFFHYMVYSNNFLIKKTHNFSSNSVTNRVSLYLHRARLIDSIRLALRSKAPQSIISLFNDPAVDSFVITHALRSAPSPDSALSLIETLNTLPNFSHTQTTLHAIAKILSKTHRSAELQTLINAINAGKFKNVARISFMDRLRWYAATADLDSAIQVWNELRLALPDGKKRPCTESYNILMSLFANKGKNSEAVQMFYQMINEGRNPNSRTYTVVIEHLVGSGKLDSAMEVFKRLPLMRIKRTLRQYSVLAKGFTDMERFDEVKKLIKDMQNDGILPGRAMQLSLKCMQEAGYVEETEEFLRELAPDNRIGNVGFLVDESDNDEEVDSEDDNGEADGDVVQLKPWLDPSALASALSDWSDTEVSTLTDANFVWTTRLVCKMLRSFKRTETAWQFFCWVACQPGGFTHDIYTVSRMIVILARHGHVELVDQLMLKMRREGIRLSFSTLRLIIDLYGISKKADAALKVFHDVELVCGAVSKLNLMLLYSSLLWTLVKCRRGLDAIDVLEEMILSGILPDIQTYCGLMQHFALEGDLRMVQRLFGMVRQSSINPNAYMFQLLIRAYCKSEKAALAFRIFEDMRNLNLIPDAATKALLVKSLWKEGKLREASAVEEQSEEINGVLPLALPGHAWTMSSADLTEVYNIYSSCFMMSGV from the coding sequence ATGCTTCTCAGTCGCTTTTTCCATTACATGGTGTACTCAAACAACTTTCTAATCAAGAAAACTCACAACTTTTCTTCTAACTCAGTTACCAACCGTGTCTCTCTCTACCTCCACCGAGCAAGACTCATTGATTCAATCAGACTTGCACTTCGATCCAAAGCACCTCAGTCCATTATTTCCCTTTTCAATGATCCTGCAGTTGACTCATTTGTTATCACTCATGCCCTCCGAAGTGCTCCTTCACCGGACTCAGCCCTTTCCCTCATTGAAACCCTAAATACACTCCCAAATTTTTCACATACCCAAACTACTCTTCATGCTATTGCTAAAATCTTATCCAAGACTCACCGAAGTGCTGAACTCCAAACCCTTATCAATGCCATTAATGCTGGAAAGTTCAAGAATGTTGCACGGATCAGCTTTATGGACCGATTAAGGTGGTATGCAGCTACTGCTGACCTTGACTCAGCAATCCAAGTTTGGAATGAGTTGAGACTTGCTCTCCCTGATGGAAAGAAGCGTCCTTGTACTGAGTCTTACAACATCCTTATGAGTCTCTTTgcaaataagggtaaaaattCAGAAGCTGTTCAGATGTTCTACCAGATGATTAACGAAGGTAGAAACCCTAATTCAAGGACATACACGGTTGTCATTGAGCACCTTGTGGGTTCTGGGAAGTTGGACTCAGCAATGGAGGTTTTTAAGAGATTACCCTTGATGAGAATCAAACGCACGTTGAGGCAGTATTCTGTTTTGGCTAAGGGTTTCACAGATATGGAGAGATTTGATGAGGTTAAGAAATTGATCAAGGACATGCAGAATGATGGAATTTTGCCTGGTCGAGCTATGCAGTTGTCACTAAAATGTATGCAAGAGGCTGGTTATGTTGAGGAAACAGAGGAGTTTCTCAGGGAATTAGCGCCAGATAACAGAATTGGTAATGTCGGGTTTCTCGTAGATGAAAGTGACAATGATGAGGAGGTGGATAGTGAAGATGATAATGGAGAAGCTGATGGTGATGTAGTTCAATTGAAACCTTGGCTTGATCCGAGCGCTCTGGCAAGCGCATTGAGTGATTGGAGTGATACAGAGGTTTCAACATTGACAGATGCAAATTTTGTATGGACAACTCGGTTGGTTTGTAAGATGCTTAGGAGTTTCAAGAGAACAGAGACAGCATGGCAGTTCTTCTGTTGGGTTGCATGTCAGCCTGGAGGATTTACTCATGATATCTATACAGTCTCAAGGATGATTGTCATTTTAGCACGTCATGGACATGTTGAATTAGTCGATCAACTTATGCTTAAGATGAGAAGAGAAGGGATTCGGTTATCATTCAGCACTCTGAGATTAATCATTGACTTATATGGTATTTCTAAAAAAGCTGATGCTGCTTTGAAGGTCTTCCATGATGTTGAACTTGTTTGTGGTGCAGTGTCAAAATTGAATCTAATGCTTTTGTATTCGTCACTTCTGTGGACATTGGTCAAGTGTAGGAGAGGTTTGGATGCTATTGACGTACTTGAAGAGATGATATTATCAGGGATTCTACCTGATATCCAGACATATTGTGGGTTGATGCAACACTTTGCTCTTGAAGGAGATTTGAGAATGGTACAGAGGCTGTTTGGAATGGTTAGGCAGAGCAGTATAAATCCGAATGCTTACATGTTTCAGTTACTTATCCGTGCTTACTGTAAGAGTGAGAAAGCAGCTCTTGCATTTAGGATTTTCGAAGACATGAGGAACTTGAATTTAATCCCTGACGCTGCCACAAAAGCATTACTTGTGAAGAGTCTTTGGAAGGAAGGTAAACTGAGGGAAGCTTCTGCTGTAGAGGAGCAAAGTGAGGAGATAAATGGTGTTCTTCCACTTGCATTACCAGGTCATGCATGGACTATGAGCTCTGCTGATCTGACAGAAGTCTACAATATTTATTCCAGTTGTTTTATGATGAGTGGTGTTTAA